ATATCTATACATATAGAGCCCTAGTTGTTCTGTCTATCTTGACCCCCCTTAgaagaaattcaaattgacagtTGGGAAAAAGTAGCAGTGAAAGTGGACTAAAAATAGAATcaacaataaataagacaaaaataagataaaataaaatactttatacagtaaactggaaataaataaatgtgcaatgtgtataaaatatgaGATATATACATGTACAATACTGGGATTTATATATTAAGGTAAAGTAGGTTAAGTAAATACACTCGTGCATACTGTTGTACAGAGTGAGTGGTGTATGGTTTGAGTCTTAATTCTAGTCCTACTACTGGTCAGTGGACTAGGAGCTGTGGTATTGTACAGTCTGGTGGCTGATGGCATGAaagaataataacaacaataacggtaataataataataagaagaagaagaagaagaagaatgataataataatttgaacaataatgcaatccataaataacataatttaGATGATCACAGGGCTGAGAATAGGGATTTATGATTTTAGTAGAGCTGTGGGAATGGGATCCAGGGCACAAGTGCAGGGTTTCATCTAATATGGCACTGCCTGATGCTAGCTCCCGAACAATGTCGAGGACAACAGGGAGGTAGACATCAGAGCTGGACATCAGAGAGCAGATGTTGATCTTGGCTCTGAAAAAGTCTATTAAACTGTTACATTGCTCTTCTATCCTCAGTTGGGGTAGATGGTTCAAGGATATAGGCTATGGTAGAATAAAGATGCTTAAAATGACCAGGATTGTTATTGAGGAATGTGGTCAAGCAGTCTTTAAGGTTTATTTTGTTTGGTGGTAatttgtttcctcttttgtctATTAGACAtgtttatattgtatgtatgttaCTGTTGTCTGAAGTCGACTGttttcaataaagttttttttaacacaaaaaagCTCCCTGACACGCCCAACCCGGAAGTGTAGTACATAAACAGCTACCTGCCATTTCTGTTGTCAGAGCTCCACTTTTATACGGATTTCAACCCTCATTGTAAACATGACTACTGAAAAGTGTCTCGCCAAAGGTAAGACAACCGGCAAATACTCTGGAAAAGTATTTACATCAGTCTGTTTTTGTTAGAAAGACTGCGGTGCAGCCAGCCCCAGTTCGGAGTCTTTTTGTTTAATTACGGTAATAGCGACCAAAAACGTCGAAGACTGAAGATGTTACTATTCAgactaataaaaataataatagtaacaagAAGAACAAAGCCCTAGTTTCCTTTTCATGTTCCTTATTTTTTCAATGTTATGGAAGCCCCTTTCCGTCAAtgtcatgaaaagaaaatggtGCAAGTCATTATGacccagacttttttttttgcttattcaAGTCATGATTCAAGTGAATAGGAAGGTGTGCCCAAACGTTTGACCGTTGAGCTTCCTGACACGCCCAACCCGGAAGTGTAGTACATAAACAGCTACCTGGCATGTTTGTTGTCAGAGCTCCACTTTTATACGGATTTCAACCCTCATTGTAAACATGACTACTGAAAAGTGTTTCGCCAAAGGTAAGACAACCGGCAAATACTCTGGAAAAGTATTTACATCAGTCTGTTTTAGTTAGAAAGACTGCGGTGCAGCCAGCCCCAGTTTGGAGTctttgtttaattcattttcttttatacagtctatggtttaatTACGGTAATAGCGACCAAAAACGTCGAAGACTGAAGATATTACTATTCAgactaataaaaataataatagtaacaagAAGAACAAAGCCCTAGTTTCCTTTTCATGTTCCTTATTTTTTCAATGTTATGGAAGCCCCTTTCCGTTAAtgtcatgaaaagaaaatgatgcaAGTCATTATgaaccagactttttttttttttttgctcattcaAGTGTATAGGAAAGTGTGCCCAAGTGTTTGACTGTTGCTGTAGGCTATATGATCTGTTCTCTTATAAAGTGTTGCAAATTTACTGGTTActtatttaaaaagaacacGTGGTTTCTCTCATGTGACTCTCAGCTGGGATTCTTCACAATTCACAATTATACTATTAAAATGTAACCATACAAATTTAAAGGAAATGTCCTGCATTTCTAATATTTACTACTATAGTAGTTTAGTAAAgtcctttctttcatttgctgttttaattagaaaacttaaaattaataaaaacttGAGGTAAAGAAGTAAAGCAAGCAAATTCAATTTGTGATTTTATCTGTGAAACACAATAgctgaaaataatttaaaaagtcagtAAGTAAAGCCACATTGATGCTGTAAAAGGGGTAAATGTAAACCAGCAACCAAATGTTTtagtatttaaatataaatcagcATGCTCTCCCTGTTGCACTGTTTAACAATCTGGAAATTGCAAAAAAATTCCAGGAAGTGTTGCACCTGATCCAGTGCCCGAAGGCCGCATCAGACTGTACAGCATGAGGTTCTGCCCCTTTGCGCAGAGGGCCAGACTGGTGCTGAATGCCAAAGGGATCAAGTAAAGTTTCCTGattcttcattattttatgcttaACCATTACCCACACTGAATCGTGAAATTCCTTAAAGTGTGCTTCGATTCTTATCAGGTATGACACCATCAACATTAACCTGAGGGACAAGCCTGACTGGTTCCTTGAGAAGAATCCCCTTGGTCTTGTCCCAACACTGGAGACACCTGCTGGTGAGGTGGTATATGAATCTCCTATCACATGTGAATACCTGGATGAGGTCTACCCTGAGAAGAGGCTGCTGCCTTCCAACCCGTTTGGTAAAGCTCAACAGAAGATGATGCTGGAGCAATATTCCAAGGTATCTTGCATGAAAACTTTAATACAAATCATAGGATTTGATCTTGTAAAGTCTAGAACCATCATTAAAGAATCATTTGAATTGCTGTTTTTGACAGATAACGCCATACTTCTACAAGATCCCGACAGGCAGAAAGAATGGTGAGGATGTTTCAGGACTGGAGGCTGAACTGAAAGAGAAGTTTACCAAATTAAATGAGGTAAGTTGCTAAATTGAGATTAATTTGAGTGCTCTGGTTTCTTGACACATTCACCAGATGTGTCGTTTTGTTGATTGTTAAATCTGTTCTTTCGAATTACTTTGGGTGCAACTGTATGAACTGTAGTAAGTCCTCAAAGATAATGAGTGAAGTTACTTTATTTGTGAGATTGTCATCCATGTATCTTTTCTTTAATGAAAGTGTGTGATTACTTTGCAGTGtgacaatatattttataaaagatGAGTGACAGTGATTATGTTGATTATGTTTCAGGACCTGGTTAATAAGAAGACCAAGTTCTTTGGTGGTGACTCTATCACAATGATTGATTACATGATGTGGCCATGGTTTGAGAGACTGGAGATCTTTGAACTGAAACAGTAAGTAATCTCTGAGGACcttttataaataaacacatttatctatggAAGCCTTTTAAGACAGTCAGCATCACCTTTTTATGAGGAGCGAAAAGTGTGGTGTTGATGTTAGGTACAGTACAAAAGTAAATACAATAAAGAGAACATTGGGATACAAATGATTATCATCTCTCCTTCATGACATCTGACATTTCAGATTTCTTGATGATTGACTGTACAACCTTCATGCTGAGtcaataatttatttttcagcTGCCTAGATCACACACCGGAGCTGAAGAAGTGGTCAGAGCGCATGTTAGAGGACCCTGCTGTCAAAATCACCATGCACAGCATGGACACCTACAAGGCCTTCTACAAGACTTACGTTGATGGGAAACCCAACTTTGACTACGGCCTGTAGAGAACATAGGCCAACACCTGTAACCGTCCAGCGTTTTGTTTATACTCGTGTTCTTGGTCATCATTATTCTGGATTTAAGTCTATTTTTCAAACTTAGATGTAACAGGAaattttacttcagtaaaaacCATGGGGAGTAAAAACATTCCAGAGACAAAGCTAACAaagaaatctgtttttattggacATTCAGCACTTATTGAGGGAAGACATGAAATTGACATAATGGGAATGAGGCACCTTAACTGTATTTTGTATACATGTATAAAAGGTGTTTTCAAAGATGTTCACTTTTCCTAATAAAAATTGTAGGTGAAATGACGTTGAGGTTTTCTGTCtgttacaacacacacaacttcaTTATGTTTTCCCTCTAGGCTATACATTGGTCCTATTTCATTAACTGTAAGTCAAAAGTGCCAAAAAGTTGACATCAACATTGCGGAAATCTAATAGGTcaaataaatgtgctttttaatgagcaataaaaaaaagagagaattgtGTAATAGCTGCGATCAGATTTGCAACAGTACAAATGCAAACGTGTGATACTGTTTGGTAAGTGATACTGGCATAATATGAGAGGTATTTTTAAAATCCGTACAATACTTATTGCTACTTCTTCGAGATTTGAAGTGCTCCTTTCAGGTTATGCTTCTAAAACAAGCAGCAAGGCTTATAAGATTCAGAAATAGTCcttcaaaattattttttgaaaaatatccATTCACAGGCATACAATACACCTTACAAGTCTTGTAAGATATAAACAGTTTTGACACTAGATTTTACAAAGCAGAgcccatattattattattattattattattattatattaagtcTGAAATACTGAACCGATATAATGTATGTAATTACTGGATATTTTTAATACACTGGTAAATTGTTTGCGTTAAGAAAGCAGCTACAGCAAATCACTACATATTCAGATAACTGCCATCAGTAACATTATTTCTAGGCTGGGTCTGATACACCTTGGTTTTAGGAGGTGAAAGCTGGCACTCTTCTCAATGGTCCACACAGTGAGCGATGAAGTGCCCAAAGCACAAAGCTGGAGCCAATTCAGAGGGTTGAACACCAGTGAAATAACCTCTCGCCCAGCTTGTGGTTGTGTACAGAGTAGCTcagcatttaattcattttaattttaattttcttttatacagtctatggtttaatTATGGTAATAGGGACCAAAAACGTCGAAGACTGAAGATGCTACTATTCAgactaataaaaataataatagaaaataataatagtaaaataatgaCTCATTCAAGTCATGATTCAAGTGACTTGAATGAGCCTATAGAGAGACGTCTAGTCTCTCTATAGGCACTCTATGcccaaacatttgactgttgATCTTCCTGACACGCCCAACCCGCAAGTGTAGTACATAAACAGCTACCTGGCATTTTTGTTGTCAGAGCTCCACTTTTATATGGATTTCAACCCTCATTGTAAACATGACTACTGAAAAGTGTTTCGCCAAAAGTAAGACAACCGGCGATTACTCTGAAAAAGTATTTACATCAGTCTGTTTTAGTTAGAAAGACTGCGGTGAAAAATCTTACAGTATTTCATTGAAGAACTAAATTTATGTGACCCCTGGAGGATATTATTCCCCAATAATAGAGAATACTCATGTTATTCAAATGTTTCTAAGGGCCACTCCCGAATAGATTACTTTTTGTTGTCCAACAACCTTTTCCCCAGAGTAACAAATTGTATCTATGAATCCATTACTGTCTCTGACCATGGTCCAGTCTCCATATTATATAATGATAAAGATCTGGCACAGGGTAGCCGAAGATGGCGACTCCAGCCTAAATGGTTAAATGACCCAAAATTCCTGAAATATGTGGGAGAACAAATAGACgtgtttttctttgtgaatAAGGAAGAGACATCGGCCTCAATAAGGTGGGAGGCATTTAAGGCCTTTATCCGTGGACAAATAATTAGCTACACCAGCTCAATTACCAATAAAACAAATTTAGAAATGTTAACCTTGATAAGACAATTAAACAACTTGAGAGGGAGGTTTACAACTCGGAAGCTCACTTACAAGAATTATTAACTCTCAGGGCCAAATACAATGCACTTTCAGCTGCTAAAGCAGAAAACAGCTTAtttaaactaaaacaaacattttatgaaCAGGGGGAGAAAAGTGGGAAGTTGTTAGCTTGGCAAATAAAGAAGTTAGAAACTGAAAGAGCCATCAATATTATTAAAATCTCAGATGACAGTTATTGTTGACCCCCTATTGATTAACAATGCTTTTGCTGCTTATTATCAAACTTTATATGATTCAGCATCATCAGAATCGGATCAGGATCAATCTCTCTTCCTTGATCAACTTCCAATTCCCACCCTATCTGAGGATGATAAATCCTGGTTGGACCGTACACTTACAGCCCAGGAAATCTCTGAAGCTATGATGCatatgaaaggagggaaggcagcAGGTCCCGACGGTCTTCCAATCGATATCTATAAATTATTCAAAGATAAATTGATAAGCCCACTGAAAAATATGTATGAAGAGTCTTTTTGTAATGGTTGTCTGCCCCCCTCTCTGAGAAATGCATTAATTactttgatatatttttttgggctttttgcctttaatgtacaggacagtggagatagacaggaaacaggaggcagagagagggggaatgacccGCAGGACAAGACCGCTCGActcaggattcgaaccgggatcacctgcaacgaggactatagcctcaacacatgggggggtgctctacccgctgaccTATGGTCAACCCCAATTACTTTGATATTAAAACCAGATAAACCACCTACAAAATGTGAATCCTATAGACCGATTTCTCTTTTAAATTCAGATACGAAAATAATAGCTAAATTATTAGCTTTACGAGTAGAGAAATGCCTTCCATCTATAATAGGCAGTGATCAGAATGGATTTATTAAGAATCGTCAGGCATACTATAATATTAGGAgagtattaaatataatttatgaaAAAGGAGAAACACTGGATTCTTGCATTCTGTCCTTAGATGCCGAAAAGGCTTTCGACAGAGTTGAATGGCCATATCTATTTGATGTACTTCCCCGCTTCGGTTTTGGTGATTATTTTAGGCAGTGGGTCAGACTTTTGTATTCTGGACCAAGCGCAGAGATACTGACTAATAATGTTATTTCTAAACCCTTCACCCTACATCGTGGAACCCGTCAGGGGTGCCCCTAGTCCCCCCTGCTTTTTGTTTTGGCACTTGAACCCTTTGCCATTTCCATCAGAAATCACCCTGTTATTAGAGGAATTCCAATTGCAGATGTAGAGCACCGCATAGCCTTATTTGCAGATGATACATTAATTTTTATGACAAAGCTGGAGCAGTCATTATCAGCCCTTACTGACGTAATTGACAGGTTTGGGAAATTCTCGGGTTATAGAGTTAATAAGTCCAAATCCTCTATTCTTTTTCTTAATGAACAGGAAAGGATCCAACCTGAGATCCAGCATCCTTTTGTGAATGCTTCCAAAGGTTTTAAATATCTTGGTATTTTTATTACTCCAAACCTGAAGTCACTAATACCTGCCAATTATGATCCAGTTATTGTAAAAGTGAAGGAATCTCTAAGCAGATGGGTCTCACTCCCCCTGTCTGTGATAGGACGtataaatgttttgaaaatgaatgttcTCCCTAAATTTTTATATCTTTTCCAGTCTATCCCGCTTTCTCCTCCACCTAAATTCTTTCGAGATATGAAGACAGCATTCACCAAATTCATATGGAAGACTATGCGCCCAAGGCTCCGTCTTACACTATTATACCTTCCATTTGACAGAGGGGGCCTGAAGGTAACAAATCTTGTGTGGTACTATTGGGCAGCTCAATTAAGAGCTGCCAGCTTGTGGTTCTCTCCCCAACCTCAGTTACCCTGGGTAGGGATGGAGGCATTGTCCACAAAAGGGCTAGGATTAGACTCATACTTATACTCTGACTCTGTTAAGAATTTGAAGGAAAACACTCTGAATCCATTTGTCAGAAATACCTTGTTGATATGGCATAAGGTGCATAGTGTTATAGGCGATGTTCCTAATCTGTCCTGCTTCTCACCTATCTGGGGAAATGCTGAGTTCAGACCTGGTAAAAATGATTTAGAATTCAAACAGTGGTCACAGAAAGGTATCAAGAGGATCATGGACCTCTATGACAGTGATACACTGATGCCCTTTAATGAACTCAAAGACAAATTTAATATTCCACAGACCCACTTTTTCAAATACCTACAGCTGCGAAGCTTTATTATCTGCAAATTTAAGAATTCATCTATCTGCCCCCCTTTAACAATATTAGAACAGTTTGTAGTTCAACACCAACATAGCAAGGGCCAGATCTCTTCTCTTTGCAAtatattttcatcatatttcacAGAGTCCTCTGACTCAAAAAGGAAGTCCTGGAGTGAAGATTTGGGTGAGTGTGTTCTTGACTGTGAATGGAGCCAGGTGTGCTCCGAGGCCCataatatttcaataaatactAGACTTAAATTAGTATAGTATAACTGGATCATGAGAACGTACATCACCCcataaaaggtaaataaattcAATCCAAATGTTCCAGATATTTGTGTGAAATGTCAGACTCACAAAGGCACCCTCTTTCATTGTATTTGGGAGTGTGAGGAGATACAAAAGTTTTGGAAGGACGTTATTAACATAATTTCTCAAATCACCTCCAAACCCATTCCCCTCTGTCCCAGAATTTGTATATTGGGCCTGTATCCCATAAatcttactttaaaaaaacatgaaatcacaTTGATTAATATCTGTCTCATCCACACGAAATGTCTGATTGCCATGTACTGGAAAAATGTGTCATGTCCCAACATTAGCCATTGGCTTAAGGAACTATCATCCTGTCTTGCTTTAGAGAAACTAACTTATAGTCTTAGAAACAGGCTGGGGGAATTTTATGAGATCTGGAGCCACTTCTTAAATTTCCTGGAAAACACTGATCTGCAACATGCCCTTCACTCTTAACCTCCCTCCTAACACTTTATATATGAGCACATTCAATTCATCTGAAAACTTCATTAATCCTGCATTTTAATAACTTTACCTGTATGCCTTGCTCTACTCTGACTGTATGTCTTGATATGTACTGACTGGAAATCTGAACATTTGttgtcttcattttattttcagataaCTGCACTATGTACTGAGATTTATATAATGATGTAGTTGTATTTCTTGTAACTACTGAGAGACGAGATGCTgggtgggtgggagggtgggaTTATTTGTTcacaatgtgttttatgtgtacaTGTTCACCTtgaattaaaaatcaataaacatatgtttaaaaaaaaaaaaaaaaagaaagaaagactgcaGTGCAGCCAGCCCCAGTTCGGAGtctttttgtttaattcattttcttttatacagtctatggtttaatTACGGTAATAGCGACCAAAAACGTCAAAGTCTGAAGATGCTACTATTCAgactaataaaaataataatagtaacaagAAGAACAAAACCCTAGTTTCCTTTTCATGTTCCTTATTTTTTCAATGTTATGGAAGCCCCTTTCCGTCAAtgtcatgaaaagaaaatgatgcaAGTCATTATGACCcagacttttttgttttttgcttatTCAAGTCATGATTCAAGTGAATAGGAAGGTGTGCCCAAACGTTTGACTGTTGAGCTTCTTGACACGCCCCATCTAGAAGTGTAGTACATACCTGGCATTTTTGTTGTCAGAGCTCCACTTTTATACAGATTTCAACCCTCATTGTAAACATGACTACTGAAAAGTGTTTCGCCAAAGGTAAGACAACCGGCGATTACTCTGGAAAAGTATTTACATCAGTTTGTTTTAGTTAGAAAGACTGCGGTGCAGCCAGCCCCAGTTTGGAGtctttttgtttaattcattttcttttatacagtctatggtttaatTATGGTAATAGGGACCAAAAACGTTGAAGACTGAAGATGCTACTATTCAgactaataaaaataataatagtaacaagAAGAACAAAGCCCTAGTTTCCTTTTCATGTTCCTTATTTTTTCAATGTTATGGAAGCCCCTTTCCCAGCTGACACAGGATGTTGTATTAACGTTGGTCCTTGGTTGGATATCGGTTGCAACGTCAGACAACTAAAAGCCAACATTGAGACAACGTCTAAAGCTGACGTCAgtttcacataaaaatataacgTTGACTTTACGTTGATATTTAGTTGGTTTTAAGTTGTGTTGGTAAGCAATCAATATCCAACGTCTAGTCAACCTCACCTGTTTAGGTTTACTTGTTTAGGTTTTAACGTAAACCCAATTTTCAAATCCATATCATAATCC
This portion of the Scomber japonicus isolate fScoJap1 chromosome 14, fScoJap1.pri, whole genome shotgun sequence genome encodes:
- the LOC128372645 gene encoding glutathione S-transferase omega-1-like, which translates into the protein MTTEKCFAKGSVAPDPVPEGRIRLYSMRFCPFAQRARLVLNAKGIKYDTININLRDKPDWFLEKNPLGLVPTLETPAGEVVYESPITCEYLDEVYPEKRLLPSNPFGKAQQKMMLEQYSKITPYFYKIPTGRKNGEDVSGLEAELKEKFTKLNEDLVNKKTKFFGGDSITMIDYMMWPWFERLEIFELKHCLDHTPELKKWSERMLEDPAVKITMHSMDTYKAFYKTYVDGKPNFDYGL